In one window of Pseudomonas sp. IAC-BECa141 DNA:
- a CDS encoding polyamine ABC transporter substrate-binding protein → MSRLKHLIAPALCAALLSGAAHAEERTLRVYNWFDYITPKALEDFKAQNSQTKLVYDIFDTNEALEAKLLTGNSGYDVVVPSNVFLAKQIEAGVFQPLDRSQLPNWNHLDPKLMKLIEANDPGNKFAVPYMYGTILIGFNPAKVKAALGDNAPVDSWDLIFKEENISKLKQCGVALLDSPSEILPLALQHLGLDPNSKNPADYAKAEALLLKIRPYVTYFHSSKYMADIANGDICVAVGYSGSFSQAANRAREAKNGVVVDMRLPKEGAPIWFDMLAIPKGAKNPQDAYTFINYLLQPQVIAPVSDFVGYPNPNKDATERVDPAIRNNPNLYPTDAAMNTLYTLQPLPRDAERARTRAWTRIKSGT, encoded by the coding sequence ATGAGCAGACTCAAGCACCTCATCGCGCCGGCGTTGTGCGCAGCGCTGCTGAGCGGCGCGGCGCACGCGGAGGAACGCACCCTGCGCGTCTACAACTGGTTCGACTACATCACCCCCAAAGCACTGGAAGACTTCAAGGCGCAGAACAGCCAGACCAAACTGGTCTACGACATCTTCGACACCAACGAAGCACTGGAGGCCAAACTGCTGACCGGCAATTCGGGCTACGACGTGGTGGTGCCGTCCAACGTGTTCCTCGCCAAGCAGATCGAGGCCGGGGTATTCCAGCCGCTGGATCGTAGTCAGTTGCCGAACTGGAATCACCTCGACCCGAAACTGATGAAGCTGATCGAGGCCAACGATCCGGGCAACAAATTCGCCGTGCCCTACATGTACGGCACCATCCTGATCGGCTTCAACCCGGCCAAGGTCAAGGCAGCGCTGGGCGACAACGCACCAGTGGACAGCTGGGATCTGATCTTCAAAGAGGAGAACATCAGCAAGCTCAAGCAGTGCGGCGTGGCCCTGCTCGACTCGCCGTCGGAAATCCTGCCGCTGGCCCTGCAACACCTCGGCCTGGATCCCAACAGCAAGAACCCGGCGGACTACGCCAAGGCTGAAGCGCTGCTGTTGAAGATCCGCCCGTACGTGACCTACTTCCATTCGTCCAAGTACATGGCCGATATCGCCAACGGTGACATCTGCGTCGCGGTCGGTTACTCGGGCAGCTTCTCGCAAGCCGCCAACCGCGCCAGGGAAGCGAAGAACGGCGTGGTGGTGGACATGCGCCTGCCGAAGGAAGGCGCGCCGATCTGGTTCGACATGCTCGCCATCCCCAAAGGCGCGAAGAACCCGCAGGACGCCTACACCTTCATCAACTACCTGCTGCAACCACAGGTGATTGCGCCGGTGAGTGACTTCGTCGGTTATCCGAACCCGAACAAGGACGCCACCGAACGTGTCGACCCGGCGATTCGCAACAACCCGAATCTGTACCCGACCGATGCGGCGATGAACACGCTCTACACCCTGCAACCGTTACCACGGGATGCAGAACGGGCGCGGACCCGGGCGTGGACCAGGATCAAGTCCGGCACTTGA
- a CDS encoding dermonecrotic toxin domain-containing protein yields the protein MNTPAVTHDVSPPLLKQSRLVEMASQGYSLHQIASTLLRTVLSERYPDQHLDPDNTLLATPVRNMDAPQMTVEACNFETLTHVLIQQSLHKTTAEFIEGEHFLTGMPLSNPPLHLAVSMDELTLLMNEHAPLLFVAFQQRQLDYWNETEQDQPRWRALSDQLRSAVDVQTASGWDSDACLLARFVAQYPDKAERPTASDHFTGLRACIMDIDQVDGSTVTHALVAGALVITATLGKRQRILLHTIDDGYESFDSLEQLGDSLPERIDPEHPQPPLQWRLIEPDGNIFDAVAQALVANQLVAIAALDPASQHLDNRVMAGSQNTNRLSPPERNRINQLEKAIPDWLKAASATDLQTYSRYLVDLGALRQEAADGAFKVDDLPAIKPYAEQKMQEAILADTRAEGAADLPLDRLRITVTDSMETAGFTFANPLSRVRETLGEFALQNTPPYQASIDFDDGRALPAWLTVDYLSALAEQVDIGLHYPKLIKRNLIDDPVRAAEQKTRYTRQLPILLPLLALECKLRHLGGVDERGHACIRQLMDAITGNQPSQEHPVTIRPLAFTPVRRLSGQSDTVTNMFIIAPRDHRQGPCLLYRPMTDMPLMQFASLQNLMYALYQPGELRSSVLAWLGSPSLSFEYSQYVFATGLPSPWTVTQLVFEPFMHLDLTGPIKLANQPLTGDILGTLHAANSRALIELADRQSVSNSERRWALLAESGWAIFSIASNFMSGAAGAAVWVWQTIEQIQQAIDAHERGDDLMTWQSTADILMTLGILLTHRVVARRNRSLNPQLSATRETPQTLREAEEPFENQTTELSPAPKAVTHDPVTLTGDIPAGHLTLLEPALLPRPDSSERFTAMLDSFKVEAPDLHDKQVSSTNHLYTVADKTYAQVGSRWFQVSARKDEPVYIIHPHDPLRTGMPLKYDDKSGQWHWDPKLRLRGGGPTGRLDALRRAKEQEKDAAWQALQLFFSREPANKRDMLTELLALPNDNSEATYSRAAPRYLDLAMTNGTGYTQALEQLATWHQNGGGGVFYQAQLMRMTAEQHRCLGSWLRVKIRLYAMTSKRIADSFDNSSPLSRSEQIDIATRATALSDEMIATLQTLNRSLLVLVKHSGKSAKLAADLKRLMPAYGELDLKANEIGMSFERCVVEHPGPEMDAARQDIGIITVKAADAAHELLGLSRTTATADGKAARIEQFSHWNDLLSSLDDQMEQLPAKHPAQFIQARIDRIRELIGEFRELARERLIAEVPEPQVEPIATPARQDPQPSTSQPKVKVSKTRPRQNTAEQARLPGTTQSDEESPFVKISARPPKPAQSVEDSDLINKAQELSYDINDFITRTRESARRPGRIPADIRDMFDQQAARLEQAANDVDTVFAKRRAAKLDSWPVAALSPDLRAGATITRTEGNAVYGEMLKQRKPRETYFHWLYDNGQVDVVKDERGRIRTRQRGDYFQEYRILDKAKGGRPMWVAHFHYERKSDADAQYTIAHLKFADAYLQTLDEKTRQTLSTFDAVDNAMRRIVDPTVRDLFLKPQPAGTR from the coding sequence GTGAATACACCTGCAGTGACACACGACGTGTCCCCTCCCTTGCTGAAACAGAGCCGACTGGTCGAAATGGCCAGTCAAGGCTATTCGCTGCATCAGATCGCCTCGACACTGTTGCGTACAGTATTGAGCGAACGCTACCCCGACCAACACCTCGATCCGGATAACACCCTGCTCGCCACACCGGTACGCAACATGGACGCGCCGCAGATGACCGTCGAAGCCTGCAACTTCGAAACGCTGACCCACGTCCTGATACAACAAAGCCTGCACAAGACCACCGCCGAGTTCATCGAAGGTGAACACTTCCTGACAGGCATGCCCCTCTCCAATCCACCGCTCCATCTGGCGGTGAGCATGGATGAGCTCACCTTATTGATGAACGAACATGCCCCTCTGCTGTTCGTCGCATTTCAGCAGCGCCAGCTGGATTACTGGAATGAAACCGAACAGGACCAGCCCCGTTGGCGAGCACTGTCCGACCAACTGCGCTCGGCTGTCGATGTTCAGACCGCCAGTGGCTGGGATAGCGACGCGTGCCTGCTGGCGCGCTTCGTCGCGCAGTACCCGGACAAAGCCGAACGCCCGACCGCCAGCGATCATTTCACCGGACTGCGAGCCTGCATCATGGACATCGACCAGGTCGATGGCAGCACCGTCACGCATGCGCTTGTCGCCGGCGCCCTGGTCATCACGGCAACCCTCGGCAAACGGCAGCGAATTCTGCTGCACACCATTGACGACGGCTATGAATCGTTCGATTCACTGGAACAACTGGGAGACTCCCTGCCGGAACGTATCGATCCCGAACACCCACAACCACCGCTGCAGTGGCGCCTGATCGAACCCGACGGCAATATCTTCGACGCTGTTGCCCAGGCACTCGTGGCCAATCAATTGGTCGCCATCGCGGCACTGGATCCCGCCAGTCAGCACCTCGACAACCGGGTCATGGCTGGCTCACAGAACACCAACCGACTCAGCCCGCCGGAACGAAACCGGATCAACCAGTTGGAAAAGGCAATTCCAGACTGGTTGAAAGCGGCGTCGGCGACGGACCTGCAAACCTACAGCCGCTACCTGGTCGACCTCGGCGCGTTGCGTCAGGAGGCTGCGGACGGCGCGTTCAAGGTCGATGACCTTCCTGCAATCAAACCCTATGCCGAGCAAAAAATGCAGGAGGCAATACTGGCCGATACCCGCGCGGAGGGGGCCGCCGACCTGCCGCTGGACCGCTTGCGAATCACCGTGACCGACAGCATGGAAACGGCTGGCTTCACCTTCGCCAATCCCTTGAGTCGGGTTCGCGAGACGCTGGGTGAATTCGCCTTGCAAAACACCCCGCCGTATCAGGCAAGCATCGACTTCGACGATGGCCGGGCCTTACCGGCGTGGCTGACGGTCGATTACCTGAGTGCCCTGGCAGAGCAGGTCGACATTGGCCTCCACTACCCGAAACTGATCAAACGCAACCTTATCGACGACCCGGTCCGTGCTGCCGAACAGAAGACTCGCTACACGCGCCAACTGCCCATACTCCTGCCGTTGCTGGCGCTGGAATGCAAACTCCGACATCTGGGTGGCGTCGATGAACGGGGTCACGCCTGCATCCGTCAGTTGATGGACGCCATCACAGGCAATCAACCGTCGCAGGAGCATCCGGTGACCATCCGCCCACTGGCGTTTACCCCCGTTCGCCGCCTGAGCGGTCAGTCAGACACCGTGACCAACATGTTCATCATTGCCCCCCGCGATCATCGCCAGGGGCCTTGCCTGTTGTATCGACCGATGACGGACATGCCACTGATGCAGTTCGCATCCCTGCAAAATCTGATGTATGCGCTGTACCAGCCCGGGGAATTGCGCAGTTCCGTATTGGCCTGGCTCGGCTCGCCTTCGCTGAGTTTCGAATACTCGCAGTATGTTTTTGCAACAGGGCTTCCTTCCCCGTGGACGGTGACCCAACTGGTGTTCGAACCCTTCATGCACCTGGACCTGACCGGACCCATCAAACTGGCGAACCAGCCTCTGACGGGAGACATTCTGGGCACCTTGCATGCGGCCAATAGTCGGGCATTGATCGAACTCGCCGACCGCCAGTCGGTGTCCAACAGCGAGCGGCGCTGGGCATTGCTGGCCGAAAGCGGCTGGGCGATCTTCAGTATCGCCTCCAATTTCATGAGCGGAGCGGCAGGTGCCGCCGTATGGGTCTGGCAGACCATCGAACAGATTCAGCAAGCCATCGATGCCCATGAACGCGGCGATGACCTGATGACCTGGCAATCGACTGCCGACATTCTGATGACACTCGGCATTCTGTTGACCCACCGGGTCGTCGCACGGCGCAACCGCTCGCTGAATCCGCAATTGAGCGCGACCCGGGAAACGCCGCAAACCTTGCGGGAAGCCGAAGAACCTTTCGAAAACCAGACAACGGAGTTGTCACCTGCCCCGAAGGCTGTCACCCACGATCCTGTCACCCTCACCGGAGACATCCCCGCCGGCCATCTCACACTGCTGGAACCTGCGCTCCTCCCGCGACCGGACTCCAGCGAGCGCTTCACTGCGATGCTCGACAGTTTCAAGGTCGAGGCCCCTGACCTGCACGACAAACAGGTGTCATCGACCAACCACCTCTATACGGTCGCGGACAAGACCTATGCCCAGGTCGGCAGCCGCTGGTTTCAAGTCAGTGCCCGCAAGGACGAGCCGGTGTACATCATTCATCCGCACGACCCGCTACGCACCGGCATGCCCCTGAAATATGACGACAAATCCGGACAATGGCACTGGGACCCGAAACTGCGCTTGCGTGGGGGCGGTCCGACCGGTCGCCTCGACGCGCTACGGCGCGCCAAGGAACAAGAGAAGGACGCCGCGTGGCAAGCCCTGCAACTGTTCTTCTCACGTGAACCGGCAAACAAGCGCGACATGCTGACCGAATTGCTCGCCTTGCCCAATGACAACAGCGAAGCCACCTATTCGCGCGCTGCGCCACGTTACCTGGACCTGGCCATGACGAATGGGACGGGCTACACCCAGGCGCTGGAACAGCTCGCGACCTGGCACCAGAACGGTGGCGGCGGTGTTTTCTACCAGGCACAACTGATGCGCATGACCGCCGAGCAGCATCGCTGCCTGGGTTCATGGCTGCGGGTGAAGATACGCCTGTATGCGATGACGTCCAAAAGGATCGCGGACAGCTTTGACAACAGTTCTCCCCTGTCACGCAGTGAACAGATCGACATCGCGACCCGAGCCACAGCACTCAGTGACGAAATGATCGCCACCCTTCAGACGCTGAATCGCTCTCTGCTTGTACTGGTCAAGCATTCCGGCAAAAGCGCAAAACTGGCCGCAGACTTGAAACGGTTGATGCCCGCTTACGGCGAACTTGATCTGAAGGCCAACGAAATCGGCATGTCCTTTGAACGCTGCGTCGTCGAACATCCCGGACCGGAAATGGACGCCGCCCGGCAGGACATCGGCATCATCACCGTCAAGGCTGCAGACGCCGCTCACGAGCTGCTCGGACTTTCACGCACAACCGCCACTGCGGACGGAAAAGCCGCGCGTATCGAGCAGTTTTCACACTGGAATGACCTTCTCTCCAGTCTCGACGATCAGATGGAACAGTTGCCCGCCAAACACCCTGCACAGTTCATCCAGGCCAGGATCGACAGGATTCGCGAACTGATCGGCGAGTTCCGTGAGCTGGCCCGCGAGCGCCTGATCGCCGAAGTCCCCGAGCCTCAAGTCGAGCCCATCGCGACACCCGCCAGACAGGATCCGCAGCCCTCGACTTCGCAACCGAAGGTCAAAGTCAGCAAAACCCGTCCGCGCCAGAATACCGCCGAACAGGCCCGCTTGCCCGGTACGACCCAGTCGGACGAAGAATCACCGTTCGTGAAAATTTCCGCTCGACCACCGAAACCGGCACAGTCAGTCGAGGACAGTGACCTGATCAACAAAGCGCAGGAGCTGAGCTATGACATCAACGACTTCATCACGAGGACTCGCGAAAGTGCCCGGCGTCCGGGGCGCATTCCCGCTGATATCAGAGACATGTTCGACCAGCAGGCCGCACGCCTGGAACAGGCGGCCAATGACGTGGACACGGTATTTGCCAAAAGGCGCGCAGCCAAACTGGATTCCTGGCCGGTTGCCGCTCTCAGTCCGGATCTGCGTGCCGGCGCGACCATCACACGCACCGAAGGCAACGCCGTCTACGGGGAGATGCTCAAGCAGCGCAAGCCCCGGGAAACCTATTTCCACTGGCTGTACGACAACGG